The following are encoded in a window of Carya illinoinensis cultivar Pawnee chromosome 15, C.illinoinensisPawnee_v1, whole genome shotgun sequence genomic DNA:
- the LOC122297570 gene encoding cytochrome P450 78A7-like — protein MELTSSTDWGWYLFTVPAFIESLNLFNGLVFFSILMAPFSVAFLTRAFSTGGLAWTNGKNRMGEIPIPGPRGLPIFGSLFSLSHGLAHRTLARIASDHKATQLMAFSLGSTPAVITCDHKIAREILTSSHFSNRPIKQSAKALMFNRAIGFAPNGEYWRLLRRISSAHLFSSKRIAAHEVGRQMDCDNMLRAIAKEQSLQGVVFLRNYLQAAALDNIMSTVFGKRYNLTCNSAEARELHEIVRDGFELLGAFNWSDYLPWLNYIYDPSHISESCSALVPRVRNLVKKLIDEHRHVDSSKLSDNSDFVHVLLSLEGDEKLEEDDMIAVLWEMIFRGTDTTALLTEWIMAELVLNQDVQDKLRHELDCLVGNKNVTEAEVAKLTYLQSVVKESLRVHPPGPLLSWARLSKSDVRLSNKMVIPANTTAMVNMWAIAHDPNVWEDPLVLKPERFLINQGGVDFDVRGGDLRLAPFGAGRRVCPGRNLALMTVSLWVAKLVNNFKWVQDMANPVDLTEILKLSCEMKNPLRAMAIPRNTAQII, from the exons ATGGAGTTAACTTCTTCTACAGACTGGGGTTGGTATCTGTTTACAGTCCCAGCTTTTATAGAAAGCCTTAACTTGTTTAATGGCTTGGTTTTCTTTTCCATCTTAATGGCCCCTTTTTCAGTTGCCTTTCTAACACGGGCTTTCTCCACCGGAGGCCTAGCTTGGACAAACGGCAAGAACCGAATGGGTGAGATCCCGATTCCTGGACCTCGAGGTCTTCCTATATTTGGGAGTTTGTTCAGCTTGAGCCATGGCTTGGCTCATCGAACTCTTGCTCGCATTGCTTCAGACCATAAGGCCACCCAGCTTATGGCGTTCAGCCTGGGCTCAACCCCTGCAGTTATCACCTGCGACCACAAAATTGCTCGTGAAATCTTGACTTCTTCCCATTTTTCCAACCGTCCTATTAAGCAATCTGCAAAAGCCTTGATGTTCAACCGGGCCATAGGGTTTGCACCAAACGGAGAATACTGGCGGCTTCTGAGGAGGATTTCTTCAGCCCACCTCTTTTCATCAAAGAGGATTGCTGCCCACGAAGTTGGACGCCAGATGGATTGCGACAACATGTTGCGTGCCATCGCCAAAGAGCAATCACTTCAAGGTGTTGTTTTCTTACGAAACTACCTTCAAGCTGCGGCGCTTGACAACATTATGAGCACCGTATTTGGAAAAAGATACAATCTGACGTGCAATAGCGCTGAGGCTAGGGAGTTGCACGAGATTGTTAGAGACGGGTTTGAGCTCTTGGGTGCTTTTAACTGGTCTGATTATCTCCCATGGCTCAACTACATTTACGACCCTTCTCATATTAGCGAAAGCTGCTCAGCGCTTGTGCCCCGTGTCAGAAATCTTGTGAAGAAACTAATAGATGAACACCGGCATGTTGACTCGAGCAAGCTCTCTGATAACTCAGATTTTGTTCATGTGCTACTCTCTTTGGAAGGAGATGAGAAACTTGAAGAAGATGACATGATTGCAGTCTTATGG GAAATGATCTTCCGTGGTACAGATACCACTGCACTCTTAACTGAATGGATAATGGCCGAGTTGGTTTTGAACCAGGACGTGCAAGATAAACTTCGCCATGAGCTTGACTGTCTTGTAGGAAACAAAAATGTCACCGAGGCCGAAGTGGCTAAATTAACCTATTTGCAATCTGTAGTAAAAGAAAGCCTACGTGTCCACCCACCCGGGCCACTACTCTCGTGGGCCAGGCTGTCCAAATCGGACGTCCGTCTCAGCAACAAGATGGTGATTCCCGCCAACACTACAGCAATGGTGAACATGTGGGCTATTGCCCATGACCCAAACGTGTGGGAGGACCCTTTGGTGCTCAAACCAGAGAGGTTCTTGATCAATCAAGGTGGGGTAGACTTTGACGTCCGTGGAGGGGACCTCAGGCTTGCGCCCTTCGGTGCTGGTCGTAGGGTCTGTCCTGGAAGGAACCTAGCCCTCATGACTGTGAGCCTTTGGGTGGCTAAGTTGGTCAATAACTTCAAATGGGTTCAAGATATGGCTAACCCGGTTGACCTAACAGAGATTCTCAAGCTCTCCTGTGAAATGAAGAATCCTCTGCGTGCCATGGCTATTCCAAGGAATACCGCTCAAATAATTTAA